In the Setaria italica strain Yugu1 chromosome VI, Setaria_italica_v2.0, whole genome shotgun sequence genome, one interval contains:
- the LOC101760058 gene encoding uncharacterized protein LOC101760058, with translation MDAPLPDEIIDHILLGLPPSDPGSLVRAGLVCRGWRRLLSGPAFRRRFREHHRSPPMHGRVLYYDGESVPLEAPVRVDLVVSHPITGEERRLTTPLNLLGYCTWSGALLCATPGCAHLDCPPGGPFAVVFVGTDESEEHTRAYHYSSESGKWSKAASVAHPTDRVAEGLSALVGNAVCFIW, from the coding sequence ATGGACGCGCCGCTGCCGGACGAGATCATCGACCATAtcctcctcggcctcccgcCGTCGGATCCCGGGAGCCTCGTCCGCGCCGGCCTCGTCTGCAGGGGctggcgccgcctcctctccggcCCGGCGTTCCGGCGCCGGTTCCGCGAGCACCACCGCTCCCCGCCCATGCACGGCCGCGTCCTCTACTACGACGGCGAGTCCGTCCCGCTCGAGGCGCCCGTGCGGGTGGACCTCGTCGTGTCGCACCCCATCACCGGCGAGGAGCGGAGGCTCACCACGCCGCTGAACCTGCTCGGGTACTGCACCTGGAGCGGGGCGCTGCTCTGCGCGACGCCGGGGTGCGCCCACCTCGACTGCCCGCCCGGAGGCCCCTTCGCCGTAGTGTTCGTCGGCACCGACGAGTCCGAGGAGCACACGCGCGCGTACCACTACTCATCGGAGTCTGGGAAGTGGAGCAAGGCCGCCTCTGTTGCTCATCCCACCGACCGTGTGGCCGAAGGCCTTAGCGCTCTTGTGGGGAATGCAGTCTGCTTCATCTGGTAG